A single region of the Triticum dicoccoides isolate Atlit2015 ecotype Zavitan chromosome 2B, WEW_v2.0, whole genome shotgun sequence genome encodes:
- the LOC119363212 gene encoding major facilitator superfamily domain-containing protein 12-like: MVKMIGNEPSSELEWDEPLGRVPIFSYGSGHMLNDITSSCWFTYLLVFLTDVGLSPSDAAIVMLSGQLADGFTTIFVGELIDRFGHFKLWHAGGSILVAISFSSVFGSCLPCKLTGTNSSTLETVGYSIFASIFNVGWAVTQVAHMSMVNCMTSNPTSRVALVSCRNAFTMVANLSLYGIALLIFTLMQSVSVLVQYRWIAYTAISIGCCFVVAFLIGTKEPGLNQHSQDKSLSRISWAHWFKKVLYYQVALVYMCTRLVTNVSQAFLAFYVINDLGMHQSSKALVPAIIYVCSLVVSVMLQETRWSGWRLKNYFSAGAMIWILSGIGIVLLPSTMHNFMYALSIMIGAANALMTVTSISMEGVLVGEDLNGCAFVYGSLSFIDKVSCGIALYILESYQGSTKISENQELAYGYSVTRLGLGLVPAVFSLLSAIVAHTMDLPEARRRPLVEPLLA; encoded by the exons ATGGTTAAAATGATTGGTAATGAGCCATCAAGTGAATTAGAATGGGATGAGCCATTAGGAAGAGTGCCAATCTTTTCCTATGGCTCTGGGCATATGCTAAATGATATCACGTCATCTTGTTGGTTTACATATTTGTTGGTATTCTTGACGGACGTCGGGCTTAGTCCAAG TGATGCTGCTATTGTCATGCTTTCCGGTCAGTTGGCGGATGGCTTCACAACAATCTTTGTTGGTGAGCTG ATTGATCGTTTTGGACATTTCAAACTGTGGCATGCAGGAGGATCTATTCTAGTAGCAATTTCCTTCTCATCTGTTTTTGGTAGCTGTTTGCCTTGCAAACTCACGGGGACTAATTCGTCTACTCTGGAGACTGTTGGATACAGCATATTTGCCTCTATTTTTAATGTTGGTTGGGCAGTTACCCAAGTCGCTCACAT GTCAATGGTGAACTGCATGACGTCAAATCCAACAAGTCGGGTTGCATTAGTGAGCTGCCGCAATGCCTTCACGATG GTCGCAAATCTTAGCTTGTATGGCATTGCTTTGTTGATATTTACTCTAATGCAGTCAGTGAGTGTATTAGTTCAG TATCGTTGGATTGCTTATACGGCCATTTCCATCGGATGTTGTTTTGTTGTTGCGTTCTTGATTGGAACAAAAGAGCCAGG GTTAAATCAACATTCTCAGGATAAGAGcctctccagaatttcatgggccCACTGGTTCAAGAAAGTATTGTACTACCAAGTTGCTCTAGTCTACATGTGCACTAGATTGGTAACCAATGTTTCACAG GCATTTCTTGCTTTCTACGTGATAAATGATTTGGGAATGCACCAATCTTCCAAAGCGCTG GTACCTGCTATTATCTATGTATGCAGCTTGGTAGTATCTGTCATGTTACAG GAGACTAGATGGTCGGGTTGGCGTCTAAAAAACTACTTCTCAGCTGGAGCAATGATTTGGATATTGTCCGGTATTGGAATTGTTCTTTTACCAAGCACAATGCACAACTTCATGTACGCCCTGTCAATCATGATAGGAGCCGCCAATGCACTTATGACA GTCACAAGTATCAGCATGGAAGGTGTTTTAGTAGGAGAAGATCTAAATGGTTGTGCTTTTGTGTACGGCTCTTTAAGTTTTATTGACAAAGTGTCATGTGGCATAGCGTTGTATATCCTGGAGTCCTACCAAG GAAGCACCAAGATCAGTGAGAACCAAGAACTGGCATACGGCTATTCCGTTACGAGGCTCGGTCTGGGGCTAGTTCCAGCCGTCTTCTCGCTGCTTTCAGCCATAGTAGCTCATACCATGGACCTCCCTGAAGCTCGACGGAGACCTCTTGTGGAGCCTCTTCTTGCCTAA